The DNA segment AGCTAGAGGGTCTTCGGAAATCTTTTTTCATGGAATTGCGTAACGCTCCGTAGCGCTGTCAGTATCCTTAAGCTGAACCGAGAGAAAAAGGGCGTGACGAGCGATGACGACAACGAGCTGATGGGAAGGGCCCGAAAGGGGGATCTGGATGGGATCGGAATCCTTTTCGAGCGCTATCACGGATCGCTGGTGGGCTTTTTTCGACGAGTCGATGGGCGGGGGAAAATCGGGGAGGATCTGGCCCAGGAAACCTTTTGGCGGATCGTGCGTTATCGCAAATCGTTTGATGGTCGCCGCCCCTTTCGGGCTTGGATGTTTCAGATCGCGAGGAATGTGATGAACGACCATTTGAGAAAGAGCATGCGGGCGGGCAAGGTGATGGATCCGCGGGTCGAGCTGAACGAAGAGCTAGCGGCTCAGCCTGATAGCGATGTGAGCGCCGAAGTGGAACGCGGCGAGCGGAAGGAGCTTTTGCGCGAAGCGCTTTCGCGACTGCCGTTGGAGAAGCGGGAGCTGATCGTGCTCTGTCGTTTCGAGGAGCTGCCCTATGCGGAGATCGCTCCGATGTTCGGTTGTTCGGTGGGGGCTTTGAAGGTTCGCCTGTTTCGGGCCCTGAAGGAGCTGAAGGAGGTTTTCATACAACTGGGAGGAGAAAAGACAGCATGAAGAAGAGAGATATCGAGTCGTTTATGGATCGCCTCAAGGAGGGCGAACCTGCGCCCGACCATGCGGCTGACTGGTCTGAGACAGAGCGCGAGATCGCGCAGGTCTGGAACGACCTGGGAGAGCTCGAAGCGTCCGAGGTCGAGGACAGGCGAGCCGTATCCGAATTTCAACACAGTCTGAACGCTTACCGGCAGGGCTTCGCGGAAGCGTCGAAGCGAAAGGAAGGCGAGCCTGGCGCGCCGCAAGCGAAGAGGGAGAGTGGCAGCCCATTGCTGGCTGTCTTTCGCTACGGGCTGGTGGCGGGTGTCGCGGCGGTTCTGACCTTGAGCCTTTTCATGGCCTACACCATGAGCGAGCGAAACGAGGAGCTGGAGGAGCGACTCGCCTCGACGCAGGAGACGCTGGCTATGGCCTTGCTCGAGCAACCGTCAGCTCCCAAGCGCCTAGCGGGATTGGAAACCGCATCCAAGGTTTCGCATCCAAGCTCTCGCCTGCGCGATATGGTGGTCCGTACCTTCGACGCGGATACGAACCTGAACGTGAGACTCGCTGCGGTTTCCGCCTTGAAGGCGCTTCCGCGCGACGAAGCCCTATCCATCCTGCTCGAACGCATGGAGCA comes from the Pelagicoccus sp. SDUM812003 genome and includes:
- a CDS encoding RNA polymerase sigma factor; the protein is MTSDDDNELMGRARKGDLDGIGILFERYHGSLVGFFRRVDGRGKIGEDLAQETFWRIVRYRKSFDGRRPFRAWMFQIARNVMNDHLRKSMRAGKVMDPRVELNEELAAQPDSDVSAEVERGERKELLREALSRLPLEKRELIVLCRFEELPYAEIAPMFGCSVGALKVRLFRALKELKEVFIQLGGEKTA